The DNA window ataatttaggataaatgttgtatctattttatctcaaataatttttttattaaacccaaaaatacaaaaataaatgaataaaataaatttgcaaaatatatgtcatatttattaaaaatatttggtatatttttaaagttgaaaACAAAGccaaaatggtaaaaaaaaaattcaaacaaacccttaatttaaaaaattagcatAATCATGTGTGGCCGAAATTTGAAGAATCCATGCAGTATATCATAGTTTTCAAATGAACGACTTAATTCAACGCCTAGGAATGCACAGTGTCGCCCGCTGTAACGAAGGAAGACGTGTTCGCGAAGTAGTGGATCACCAAACGGTCGCTCCAATGATGTTTCCTCCAACACGGACGGAAGGCTCGAGCGTTGAAAGAACTTAGACGAAACGCCCAGTGTCCGCGCGCGCATCCATAAACGTCGTCGTTTTGACACTCCCTCGACTCTTAAATGAGGAAGCTTGAAATAGTGTCGTTTCACCTGCATCTTTGTCTTCCTCGTGACAACGAATAGATAAGTACGacaaccattttttatttttcaaagatgaaactTTTTCGTTTCTCCATCTTTTGATTtcgttcaaaaggtgaaatgatcaccctactccgGTGATCATTTCCTCTATACTTGGAAGCATCATTATAACTTATATCGGCAACTAGCTATAAAACAGTCAAAATTTCATCAATGGTTGTTTGACTTATTCTGATCCACTTGCTTTACAAACAAACTTTGGGAGGCTATAAGTAGCCTCCCTTAAGCAAACCGAAGGCAAAAGATCCACTCTCAAGCCCTCAATCAAGCTTTGAACAAATCCGTCATTAAAACTTCAAgctttttttttggaattttggaatttttgtgCAAGGCTTTAAGGCTCTAGTTTTGGCATTCAAAAAGCTTCCCTAAGagttaaggagtgttctccaactccaagtaagcttccaatcacaCTCTACTTCAAATTACCAGTTTGAAttgaagtttttatattttagttttgacAATTTTGTATACTGCATAGTTATTCAATTTCTTGATTGAAAAACGATCATAGAATCATTTATGAGCTTTCTGTTGAAGTAAAACTCAATCAGTCAACTTAAAATAAACccctaaatttgaatttgaaaatttttaatatcGGGTTTTCTATTCTTGAGTTAttgctcaagaacaacaacccaTAAAGTTTCCCAACATATTTCTAATGATGTTAAAAATCTATTTGGACCAGTTCcaatccatcccgatcatgtttgataaaaaaaattaaaaataaaaatttcaattcttaataggtcaaaatgaacaactagtgttcatgtttttgtTTCATTCAACCATATGAAGAATAAGAAAGTTATGGATAAACTCCTTACACTTAATTCAATCCTCAAAACCAAACACACGTTTTTTGTACAAAAACCATTTGGTTTAAATGGAACCTCTTCCCAATTGAATGACATATCGGAATGATGTTCAAAATGATCCTGAGAACTTTGTAAAGATTCTCATGCCCTTGGAGCAAAGTATCTGAGCTTCAAACAAATCACCAAACATacagtttgatgttcttgaggaccgagaaacCTAACTCAGATTTAGCCTTAATTGATGGGGTCCGACCAAGGATTCTAGCACATCGATTGAGAATCTTCGAACCTCGATCGAGGGGGTCCGATCGCCAAGCCTCGACTAAGGGagtccgaccgaggattcccACACCCGACCGAGAATCCCCGCATCTGATAGGATTCTCGCATCTGACGTAAGAACTTATACACCTCGACCAAGATCTTCAACACCTCGTCCGAGGACTTCAGAACCCGACCAATAATCTTTGCACCTCGACCAAGGGGTTCCAACCCAAGACTGAGGGTTTTAACCCTGGACCGATGTAATTCGCACTTAGGACCAATAACACCGGtcttaaggcctatttggttccacttttaattttcaaaattatttttataattttagaaacacaaattattttctaaaaatattgagaaattataaaatgatttcaaaatatctttgaaatattttcacaaaaaatgttttgataagGGTTCGTTTGAGATTTacttttaaaccctaatgcatTTAAAACTGTTATTCTTCAGGTACGTTCCTCCTCATTCGTAATCAGTTACAAataccatcatttaaatattattgttacaatttttaaatacacgAAAATTTATGCATATCTAGAactagaagaataattggtaaaataaaacgttatacaacaaattttcgaaaagtcaagattttataaagtagataCCGTTTTTAACGGGTATGGAGGATATAGAGCGAAAGCcttttctcgagtatcaccaaactacgaacaaaaaaaaactcttgttaaaatatgtttttatacatatactttttttattgattttaaactaaaaatcaactcgcgactctttatcaaataaataaccttttaaattaattattatttttaattaatttaaatattgatttctaaaaaacaaattttaatttgattatttcaaatataaaagattattagaaatttaattataaattaattattttcataaataatttcgaaaagtggggatatatttttttataaattttttaaaagtaatttacAAAGATTCTTGTCACACAAATTAAAGTTGAAATTTCTCGAATCTTAAATTTTGTTCAAAGACAAAAGTTTTCGGGGTTAgaaatatacaaaatttcattatcaatttgtatattaagttaattgatttaaaatttcttatttCACCCTTTAAATTcgaatcattttttttactcttttaactaatttttaGAATAAGATAAGATGatgtttcattttttcttttcaacatTTCAATTTGAGttggtttttttattttgttatgtttgaCATTTGTTTAGTCGGATTAGATTTTTTGTCCcgtatttttataattcgaataatattCTTAACTTTTGGTGGGTCGTTTACTGTTCATACCCGCTTTTTTAATAGTAAAAGAGATAAAATTATCAGATCTAGAattgtttctctttttttaatgaAGAATTTTTTAAGTTGATATTTCATTTGGAGACCCTCTAACAAGTATTATTCATTGATTTTACGAggttttcattattttgatagTTAGTTATCAATGACTGGACTTCTTAAAGCGTTGTTTATCAATCAATGAATAATGACAAATTTCAGTGCTACTCAGAATATTTGATAGAGATTTTCTAACACCACATTTAGATGTGTAATGGTTCGATTTTCAAGTTATTCGAGTTTTCGGTTCGGgtttttcgaatttttattttttaagcaaattcgaaACCGAcccgatttgaataaatttgaattcggtttattcaaatttggtgaattcgaattcggttcgaattcggtcgAATATTCAGTTTAGACCATATATTGAACATCCCTATCTATAAGAAAAAAGACTTTTTCttaaaagagttaacaaaataaataagttttaaatttttttttatctatttaaattataaaaaaaatataaatcacgcaaACTAAGCTTAGTGACTTGCCGTCAATATTCAACAATTGAACGACGACAATATATGGTGGTGGAGAGGTGTTGATGACATTGGTGATATTACTAGTGAAATAACTAGATAAgtaaaaaatttagatattcTTAAAGTTAGAGATGAGGTGGGTAACTAGAAGGACCACAAAGGCTACGAAGGTGGACGACTAGAAAATTGGAAAATGAATTAAGggattatgaatttattaaattattggaCTAGATATTAGGGATTTAATAGGAGAcccataataatttaatatataatatgcaataaattatataataaaaattgaatttggttttctgtttggttttcgagttgaaacttaaactcgaaaatcaaaccaaaaaccatatttgaattcgaattagtttagaattcgattcgaaaaccgaaaatgtaattcgaattcggtgaatatAAATTCTGTcagatattcggttcagaccaaatattgaacacccctaaacGCATTATTAGTTTGTTTAACTTgctatattttttctcttatttgaaaaaaaaaaaaactcatttatatttttaataaaaataaaattgaaagtaAAAGAAATTACCTAACTTGAAGAAGGGACATAATTTTGAACCAAACATGCTTCCATGGTCCCTACTCTTTTACCTCTTGTCGATAGAATTCAAAATCTAGAAGGAGAGAGAGGACGCAGCAGGTCCCCCagtttgaattgtttttcaCTATTGCTGTGAATAATGAATGATCCGACCGAGTGAGTCGCATCCATTGAATATTCGTGAAGCTACTTCAATGTCACAAATCGATTAGAAATCCGATTCCTTTCCTTCACATATTGcttttctctctcacacacaaaaACTTGACTCATTTTGGACTCGATTCaagttttttcaattaatttaatcaataGACAGTGACATCTCAAGGATTCTAGACCAAAGATCTATACTTTATAAACCCCAACAAAGTTTTCAACAAACAGATGAACGCAATGGGAAGGCAGCATCAAAGATCCAGTTCATCAAATGCTCATCACCAGCGTCAATACTCCGATAACTTCCTAGACTCTTCCAACGGACGATGGCTCCAATCGGCAGGTCTTCAACATCTCCAATCTTCAAATGCATCTATGGGTTCCCTTCAGGTTCCAATCTCATCTCACAATATAGTTTATATCATTAGTAAACATAGATCCAACGCTTACATTGTTTTCACTTTTCAGGACTTGGGTTACTACGGCGGATTGCCTGGTGGTTCCAGAACGTATAGGAATCTTCAAAGGACTTTCAGTGGAGGAAGTGATTTTTTTCAGGAACCTTCCACACCATCGAGTCAGAGACAGAGTAGAGAGGATCCGGAATCTCCGAATGAATTTAGTCCTGGATTGTTAGATCTACACTCATTTGATACTGAATTGCTTCCTGAGGTgtgatttgatttgaattgaGATGCATTTCTTATTTAGATCTTCTGATATTAGTTAATTTCTGATCTGTAGATGCCTTCATTGGGCAATTATGATGTTGTTCCACCTCTATATCGATCTATTCGTGGCCGAAGCTTTGATGATGCTGAGCCATATATTGTAAATAACAAACAGACGAGTAAGGCTCATGCTGCACCAGAAAACATTGTCTTGAAAAGTTTTGCTGTTGATAAAGATAAAGGAAGTAATGTAGCCAAGATTAAAGTTGTGGTATGTTTATCAATTGATTGGCATTTACTGTTTTCAGAGATGATATTATCTTCCCTGAAAGAATCAATCTAATGGCTATTGCAGGTGCGGAAAAGGCCATTAAACAAGAAGGAGCTTGCGAAGAATGATGAGGATATAGTAACAATAGAGTCACGTTCTAATTCTTTGACTGTTCACGAGACTAAGCTGAAGGTTGATTGGCTCAAACTCAAAGTTTGTTATGCTAGATTTTCTTTCTATACTTTAACTTCTTGTTTATGTTACCGATTGCTTCAGGTTGACCTAACTGAGTATGAGGAGAAACACGGGTTTGTATTTGATGCTGTGCTGAATGAAGAGGTTTCAAATGATGAAGTGAGTGCGGGATTGAACTAAAATGGGGATGAAAATCAAAAGACTATTACTTTAGTTTACCATGTAGAGAATTCTTATAAACTTCATTTATTCTTATCAGGTTTATCGTGAAACTGTGGAGCCAATAGTGCCTATAATTTTTCAGCGAACAAAAGCAACTTGCTTTGCATATGGCCAAACAGGTATTCTCAATATTCATTTGAAGCTAATCAATtacaaacatttttaacaatacCCTTGTTTCTTTGTTTCTTTGTTTCTTCCCTTTTGGTGAAAAATCTGTTTCTTACTTAGCCTCCTTCCAACCTTTAATGATAACTTTAGGCAGTTCATTGTTCATACCATCCATATATAATGTTTTGATCAATGGTTCCAATTCTTCCAATAAAGGGATTTGTAGAAATGAGAAATTCAACATTACTCAAGGATTGTATCATTGCCTAACATTTTCTCTTCCTAATTGATGTTCAGGCTGATGAGATAGTTATTTGTGAACTTATTGAGCACCACATAGTATCTATAGTTTACGGCTAGGACTTTAACCCAAATTTGGTTAGGGAGAAGAAAGGTTCCGAACGAGATTTGTTGAATCTTGCATATTCAGTGTATTTGGAAAATGCTATTTCGTCACAATCTTTTTGTggttttgtataaaaaatttcCTAGATTGTGATGCAAATTGTTTTATGTATCATGGTCCAtattattttgtgatttttttggCATCATTTGGTATAAAGACTAATTTTGGATAATGGTCTCGATTAGAGTGTGTTTTTTGTCTTCATTTGGGTATAGAGGTTTTTTATATGGGTTAATATTTTCTACCTCAGGatccaatttatttttttggatgattttgtttgttatttacaaacataacaaaaatgaaaaaaaaaagcataTCAAAACAGCCTGTAAGACCAATTGGAAACTTTCATTGTAAATGTGAAATGTTTATGTAATTTAGTTCAAGAAATTACACCACTTTTCTTGCTTTCAGGTAGCGGAAAGACCTTCACCATGAAGCCTTTACCTCTTAAAGCATCTCGCGATATTCTGAGGCTTATGCATCATACATACAGGAATCAAGGCTTTCATCTATATTTCAGCTTCTTTGAAATATATGGAGGAAAACTTTATGATCTCCTTAATGAGAGAAAGTTAGTTCTACTAACACATTTGTCAACTTTATTTTCCTACCGACTCTTGAGATTTGTATGTTTCTTATGAATAGAATCCCCTATGCAGAAAACTTTGCATGAGGGAGGACGGAAAACAACAAGTTTGCATTGTTGGTTTGCAAGAGCACAAAGTATCTGATGTTGAGACAATCAAGGATCTCATCGAGATAGGAAATGCAACTAGAAGTACTGGCACAACAGGTGCAAACGAGGAGTCATCTAGATCCCATGCCATACTTCAGCTTGCAGTTAAGAGGTCTGTTGAAGGCAATGAGTCTAAACCACCTAGAGTGGTTGGAAAGCTGTCCTTCATTGATCTCGCTGGAAGTGAACGCGGTGCTGATACAACTGACAATGACAAACAAACAAGGTTTGTATATTTATTTCACTTGCGTAAGAGTGTTGAACTAAGAAACTCATTCTAAATTCTCACTGAACACATCTTGATTGGAGACTTTGGTCTCAGAAACCCACTCAGTGTATAGTTAAAGTGGTAAGATTTTGAACTAAGAGACCTTGATTGAAGTAGGAGGTTTATGGTGAGGGGAAAAAAAGCTGATCGAAAGTCATAGTCTCTAGTGGGCTTTAGTCGAATTTGGTTACTTATTGCAGATTGGAAGGTGCAGAGATCAATAAAAGCTTGCTTGCACTGAAGGAATGTATTAGAGCACTTGACAATGATCAAAATCACATCCCTTTCAGAGGAAGTAAACTAACTGAAGTCTTGAGGGATTCATTTGTTGGAGATTCTAGAACTGTCATGATATCTTGTATCTCTCCGAACTCGGGTTCCTGTGAACATACTCTCAACACGTTAAGATATGCTGATCGGTAATTCTTTGTTCCTCTTTCACACCAACATAATGTATTTTTTGCAGATGAAATACTTTTTTCTTAGTTTTTTGTGCGTGTATCGTTTAGGGTGAAGAGTCTTTCGAAAGGTGGTAATAATTCCAAGAAAGAGGCAGTATCGTCCATCCCAACGATGAATGTTAAGGAATCAACCACAGCTGTTTCAACCTATGACGATATTCATGATTCGTGGCCTGAACAAGTTGGTAGAGAAACATATAATGCTTCTGAAGATTTCCAAGAGCCTGAAAAACCGATCTGGAAGAAAAGTGCGAAAATTGAATCATCAAATGTATCAAATATAGAAGATAATAGGATGAGGAAAACCAACAACATCCAGACAAAACCGAAGGACCTGCCAAAATTTGAAGCTAAGAAATCTTATGATGACAACGATGATGACGCTGATTTGAATACCCTATTAAAGGTAAGTGAATTTTGctagaataatttatttacataatgAAGTCTTATGCATTGTGTTTTATGGATCAGGAAGAGGAGGATCTTGTGAATGCACATCGCAGACAAGTGGAGGAGACAATGGATATAGTTAAAGAGGTTTGTACCATCAAAAGAGGAGAATAATTCACATTTTCAATCgttttcttatttgaaaaaacaaagtTATTTATTTGCTCCGATTATTCTTGCAGGAAATGAACCTATTGGTGGAAGCAGATCAACCCGGAAACCATTTGGACGACTACATATCAAAACTAAACTCGATTTTATCGCAAAAGGCTGCTGGCATTGTACAATTACAAACACAGTTGGCGCGTTTTCAAAGACGTTTGAAGGAGCATAATGTTCTGTTTTCTTCTGGGAACTAGGTCTTAAGTAAAGGATTTCACCTCGATTCCATTATTACGAAATCATCATAGtcatttatttgatttgcaCTATGTTGCGGCCTTTGAAATGTATTGTATTATTAACTCTgtaatattatcatttatagTGTTGTAGTTATACTCTAAAGATAATATGGTTGTAATTGGAATGATACCTACTAAGCTGTATATTAGATTGTGGTTTCTTATTGGGTTGAACTTTTTTAGGCCATCTTTGTAATGTCAATTTTTCTATGTAAACTGTTTGTCTCTGTTTGATTCCAAATTAATGTTTGGCTGATCTACCTACAATATCTATTTTAAACTTATGTAAATGACCAACTCTTTAAGATACAATCAAAGGTTCCCTAACGTGATTAAACACGTGCAACAAATGTGTGATTAAGctcataaaaacaaatatttaaatatttaattttgatgcTCATGGTCAATGTTTAGGTCAAATGAATTGAAGGAAATTCTAACAACATTGCGGGCAACTATAAACCAATTCTCATCATCATGTGGTGGacgatttgaaaaaaaataaataaaagaacatTTTTAAAGGGAAAAATTAAGGGTACGATCATCTCACAAGATTAATATTACACGCGTTCGTTTCGGTTTGAAAAAAGAGCTTGTACGGAATGGAATTAGAATTTTTCGatcttattataaaattgttaaattgttttcttctttattaatttttttctttttttctttataacgTTTGAACACATCTTACGTTCGTATTAATAAAATTGTCTCTTAccaaaaaattttttttattgttttgtttaattattttttaataaaatgttaactttttttttgaaatcgAGAGTGAACGAAAAACGTTCCAAAACAGTTTGCAATAAagagaagaaaacaaaaatacatCAAAGTTAAATTTTCGATAAGCTCGAGATAATCTCATCCGATGCACACCCCCTTTTTCTTGATTATgcaaaagtttaatgaataaaacCTTTAATTCTATAGTCCCAAAACACTTCTCAAAAATTACTATTATTTCGTTTTTTccataatatcattaatattgttttgtttaatcttattaatatattttataataataataataataataataataacaaaaatattttcttttctgtttattaaaaaacaattactttattataattattgttatagAAGTAACAAAAGAGTTTATCAGAAGATTAGTTAGCATCATAACGAACTAAACTCTCTGAAATATCTTTTTAAGTAGCTTTTCCCGCCCAATTATAACCGTCAGATTCATTTATACAATCAcaaagagagatagagagagagattgagagCAGGTTTGAAATGGACTTCTTCAGGAAACTGAGTTTCATGGTGTTTCTTCTCTGCGTTTTGATCTCTCTGAAGAGAGAAAACGCCGAAACGAAGAAGAATCCTATGGCTGTAACACAGTTTATTTCTGATACTCCAATGATCGATGAAGAACCACCGACTTCTTCCATTAATTTCATTTCCTCTAAGCCTATGACCTTGGAATCTGGATCGCTGGAATACGATTTCTACCGTGAATCCTGTCCTCTTGCCGAGAAGATCATTCGTGCTGGTGTCCAGAATCTCAACGCTGAAAGATCTGGTGTTGCTCCAGCTCTATTGCGATTAGTGTTTCACGACTGTTTTGTTGAGGTTAGTTCTTCATCGAATCTCTCCTTTGTATGATAGATCTGATGCGATTGGTGTTTTCATGATTGTTTTATGGAGCGATGTTAATTCTTAATGTATTGTCGTTATAGCTGATAGATCTCATGATATTGATCTACCTATCCTGTTGGATCATCATAATCACTGATTTTGCAAAATGTATTGATTGAGTATATTTGATGACTTATAACAGGGATGTGATGCATCTGTTTTGTTGGATCCTTCAGATGGAATCGAAAGTGAGAAAGAGTCACCGCCGAATGAATCATTGAAAGGATTTGATGTGATTGACATAATCAAATCTGAAGTTGAAGAAGCTTGTCCAGGAGTGGTTTCTTGTGCTGATATTCTTGTTTTGTCTGCAAGAGAAAGTGTAGTCTTATCAGGAGGACCATTCTATCCTCTGCAAACGGGAAGAAGAGATAGTTTATTGTCTTTCGCAGATATTGCAACTTTCGAGCTTCCTAGACCTCAAGATGATCTTCCAAAAGCTGTTGCAACATTTGCATCTAGAGGATTTGATGAACGAGAAACTGTCAGCCTCTTAGGtgaatattcattaatttttatatctataGTCTATACTAATATTTGTATGCAAAGGACACTTTCTTTGAGATTGTTTGTTATATGTGAAGGGTCTCACAGCATTGGAAGAATCCACTGTAGTTTCTTCCTCGATAGACTCTTCAACTTTCAAGGAACCAATACATCTGATCCATCTGTGAATCCTGAGTTCCTCAATATATTGAAAACAACATGCAATGGCAGCCACAACCAAAACATTCACCACAACTCATTCACTTCAACTCCTTCATTGGCACCATCAGCTGAAAGTGCTTCTCCCCCAGTAGAACAGCAAATGTTTGTGGGTGGCTCAAGTTCACCTTCTCCATCAATGATGGATGCAGTGATGTCGATGGAATACGAAAGCCATAAAATGGGATTTGGGACACAATATTACCGCAGGCTACTGCAAGGAAGAGGTATCCTGTTTGTTGATCAGCAGCTAACAGCAGGAGAAGAAACTGAGACTTGGGTAAGAGCATATGCTTCTGATGTATCCCTTTTCAGGAAGGACTTTGCTCAAGCAATGATGAAGCTATCAAATCTTAGGGTATTGACTGCATCAATGGGCCAGATAAGGACTAATTGCTCAAAGGTTAAGTGAAACTTCTTTGCTTTTACCCATTCATTCCTCATCATTTAGTGGTGTAATGATCTTAGCCTGCCTAGTTTAGGTGCATGTAGTTGTGATCCTTTCTAATACTACAATACAATGATCAATTTTCCTTTTTGTAAGATTCAAATAAATTGCAGACATCATAATAGGgcataagaagaagaagggagTATATGATTGAAGTGAAATCTAAACTTCAGTCATTTATTAATTGCATAACATGTAGATTAAATAGTACAATTACAAGTCAAGTAAGATAATACTTTACACACATCACCAATTTAATCTTACAATTCACAATGATTCATGAAATACTTTACACACATGACACATCATCAAGAAACCAATACAACATATATGATTAGAAGCACAATTCACCTTTTCCCTTTTAGTTCGGTGGGGAGTTAATCGTCGTTCTTAAGAGTCTACGAGCTCGATAACGGGTTAGTAAcgtgtttatattttttcattcttattttcatatttggtgattttattatttttattttctcatgtctacttatcatttttaatatacatgttgtttatttttaattagctGTCTGTCATCCATATGGATTGAATTTTCCAACACTAGATTCATTCACATTCTAGATCCATTCATTTAGAAAAGCAATCTCATTCAAACTTATTGTTAGTCTTTTGATGTGAATCTCAAATAAACATATGCATTCCTTAGAATTGGGTGccttagataaaaaaaaaaatcttatttttcagagtttaaatagttatattttatgttttatttaatatatataataattttgattaaatttaaacaatgtaacctaatttatttaattaaattaaatgttaaaacatcTGGTGGTATAAGAACAAAACTTGTTGATGCTATTTTTTTCTTATCCTAGCTGGCCTTAATAAGAAAAACTAAAACGACATTTTACAATAATATGTAACAAAGTTTGAACTAAATAATGAGATCACATTAGGGATGAGCAAAACAAAAAaagtaaagtaaaataaattgaacCCATGAAAAATTTACCAAGCCAAGTTCTAGttcataatttcataattgTAATCATGACTGATTTGattggttttaaaaataaacaaaccgTATATATAcgttcttatatatattttttaaaatttatattcttttaacctagtgataaaaatgatgaatataatTTTTGGGTTCAAATCTTAACTcacatgaatttttttattttttatatttgattttttttttaaactcattattgtttaattaatattttattatattttcttttaagttaaatagttattttattatttaatttattaaatttattttattacaatacttaattaaaatttttattatttaatttattatatatatataatatatatatatatttatatttgtaattttttaacgATTAAACCGATAAATCGACCAAATCAATATTATAACCGACTAAATCGAATTGACGTTTAACTGTCAACCGAcgaataaaaaattgaaataccAACATCAACTATTAGGATTAATTTTTCGATAAAAAAACGACCGAAACGAACCATCTATATCCCCTCCtatatcatatcatatatatatatatatatatatatatatatgaattttaatattatcaaaatccaaataaattaGGGGGGAAATATCCTATAGAAACTTTTTACAATTTATGAAAGCATCATTCAAAATATAGAAAAGAATATTCCATCAACCTTATTATTGACAGTACTTTTATGCTACTTCTCTTTTCATTGTATAAAGTCTATACAAATTACtattttctcattttcaaatttcaaattaaaatattcacatAATTTAtcgtatatattaataaaaataaa is part of the Impatiens glandulifera chromosome 1, dImpGla2.1, whole genome shotgun sequence genome and encodes:
- the LOC124920503 gene encoding kinesin-like protein KIN-13B; amino-acid sequence: MNAMGRQHQRSSSSNAHHQRQYSDNFLDSSNGRWLQSAGLQHLQSSNASMGSLQDLGYYGGLPGGSRTYRNLQRTFSGGSDFFQEPSTPSSQRQSREDPESPNEFSPGLLDLHSFDTELLPEMPSLGNYDVVPPLYRSIRGRSFDDAEPYIVNNKQTSKAHAAPENIVLKSFAVDKDKGSNVAKIKVVVRKRPLNKKELAKNDEDIVTIESRSNSLTVHETKLKVDLTEYEEKHGFVFDAVLNEEVSNDEVYRETVEPIVPIIFQRTKATCFAYGQTGSGKTFTMKPLPLKASRDILRLMHHTYRNQGFHLYFSFFEIYGGKLYDLLNERKKLCMREDGKQQVCIVGLQEHKVSDVETIKDLIEIGNATRSTGTTGANEESSRSHAILQLAVKRSVEGNESKPPRVVGKLSFIDLAGSERGADTTDNDKQTRLEGAEINKSLLALKECIRALDNDQNHIPFRGSKLTEVLRDSFVGDSRTVMISCISPNSGSCEHTLNTLRYADRVKSLSKGGNNSKKEAVSSIPTMNVKESTTAVSTYDDIHDSWPEQVGRETYNASEDFQEPEKPIWKKSAKIESSNVSNIEDNRMRKTNNIQTKPKDLPKFEAKKSYDDNDDDADLNTLLKEEEDLVNAHRRQVEETMDIVKEEMNLLVEADQPGNHLDDYISKLNSILSQKAAGIVQLQTQLARFQRRLKEHNVLFSSGN
- the LOC124918720 gene encoding putative Peroxidase 48, yielding MDFFRKLSFMVFLLCVLISLKRENAETKKNPMAVTQFISDTPMIDEEPPTSSINFISSKPMTLESGSLEYDFYRESCPLAEKIIRAGVQNLNAERSGVAPALLRLVFHDCFVEGCDASVLLDPSDGIESEKESPPNESLKGFDVIDIIKSEVEEACPGVVSCADILVLSARESVVLSGGPFYPLQTGRRDSLLSFADIATFELPRPQDDLPKAVATFASRGFDERETVSLLGEYSLIFISIVYTNICMQRTLSLRLFVICEGSHSIGRIHCSFFLDRLFNFQGTNTSDPSVNPEFLNILKTTCNGSHNQNIHHNSFTSTPSLAPSAESASPPVEQQMFVGGSSSPSPSMMDAVMSMEYESHKMGFGTQYYRRLLQGRGILFVDQQLTAGEETETWVRAYASDVSLFRKDFAQAMMKLSNLRVLTASMGQIRTNCSKVK